In one window of Paraflavitalea soli DNA:
- a CDS encoding LytR/AlgR family response regulator transcription factor → MKISAVIIEDEPNNLENLQAILTNWCPAVQVVGTAATVAEAIAVINTQQPQLLFLDIQLEDRSGFEVLKGLDHLDFEVVFVTAYDQYGIQAIKFSALDYLLKPIDIRELQQAVEKAREKIMAKQHNGNLENLLNFVRRSGIDMPRIALPTLQETRYVKVNEILRCEASNNYTNFHLRSGETILVCKTLKEFAELLKPYDFHRTHQSHLVNLPYVKSLLREDGGVLLMEDGAKVPVSRQNMESIKQALNRHS, encoded by the coding sequence ATGAAGATCAGTGCTGTGATCATAGAAGATGAACCCAATAACCTGGAGAACCTGCAGGCTATACTGACCAACTGGTGCCCGGCTGTACAAGTAGTAGGTACTGCCGCCACCGTAGCGGAGGCGATAGCCGTGATCAACACCCAACAGCCGCAACTGCTATTCCTCGATATTCAATTGGAGGATCGCTCGGGTTTTGAGGTATTGAAGGGGCTGGATCATTTGGACTTTGAAGTGGTATTCGTTACTGCGTATGATCAGTATGGCATCCAGGCCATCAAGTTTTCGGCATTGGATTACCTGTTAAAGCCCATTGATATCCGCGAACTGCAACAGGCAGTAGAAAAGGCGCGGGAAAAGATAATGGCAAAGCAGCACAATGGTAACCTGGAGAACCTGCTCAATTTTGTACGCCGCTCCGGTATAGATATGCCGCGGATAGCGTTGCCCACGTTGCAGGAAACCCGCTATGTAAAAGTGAATGAGATACTGCGTTGCGAAGCATCGAACAATTATACCAATTTCCATTTGCGCAGCGGTGAGACCATCCTGGTGTGTAAGACCTTAAAAGAATTTGCAGAATTGCTGAAGCCGTATGATTTTCACCGCACTCATCAATCGCACCTGGTAAACCTGCCATATGTAAAAAGCCTGCTGCGCGAGGATGGTGGCGTCTTGCTCATGGAAGATGGCGCCAAAGTGCCTGTGTCCAGGCAAAACATGGAATCCATTAAGCAGGCCCTCAACCGCCATTCGTAA
- a CDS encoding S41 family peptidase, translating into MKKISLLFLFFLIARSLPAQQNPQWLRYPAISPDGSTIVFTYHGDIYKVGAAGGEAVPLVIHGAYDFMPVWSHDGRYIAFASDRYGNFDVFIVPVSGGAARRLTWYSGDEFPYDFTAKDEAVLFGTVRMDAPANRQFPSDALQELYKVPVEGGRTRQVLTTTAEDAKVSKDGRYIIYHDRKGRENPWRKHQLSSVTRDIWIYDSVTQSHSLLSSFAGEDRSPVFSANNKDIYYLSERSGSFNIYQQSLSDTNSAKALTNFKQHPVRFLSIANNNTICFGYDGQVYLQQKNEGPKKLPITIITGQKENDEKKVPVTAVQEMAVAPSGKEVAFVFRGDIFVSSVEGNNIKRITTTPEQETSVSFSPDGRKLLYASERNHGWKIYQAELVRPQEALFAASSQVQESALIANSRENYQPAWSPDGKEVAYIEDRTTLKIFNLATRKTRTLLTGDQLVSRRDHDQYFEWSPDGKWLLVQFTEQGSGNEEVGIVNADGNGKLINLTQSGYSDLHPAWMMGGKLITWYSDRQGLHSYANSSTRQQDVYAMFMNARDWENFREEQPGIADTAKHNSIKKAAAGSLIDWQPVRDRKERLTTQASLLMDALVSKDGSFLYYLSKTEKNYDLWRTNLRTRETNIVLRLNVRDGSMKWDREQKYIFLLADGKIIKIDPVNAKQEGINTSTEVMIDLAKERQSMFDHVWRRTAETFYTAGMHGAPWKELKEPYERYLSGIDNNYDFAEMLNELLGELNVSHTGASYNNNRKDGTVTASLGVFYDQAWQGDGVRIAEVITAGPLDLESLDIKAGDIIEAIDGERISKDKDMAQYLEGKSSKHILLRINDGKGVRELLVKPVTPAEEADLLYRRWVKRNQEEVARLSNGTIGYVHLYRMNDAAYRNVYEEAMGKLAACKAIIVDTRFNRGGDLAPELAMFLSGIKVRENANDHFVIGKEPSFRWTKPSIVLANEANYSDGHCFVYDYQVLHMGKLVGMPIPGSCTWMTGQALQDNSLSYSVPTLGVKTLAGRWLENYQTEPDIRVMNEYGIVGKGRDQQLERAVEELMNDLKKNR; encoded by the coding sequence ATGAAAAAGATATCTCTTCTGTTCCTGTTCTTTTTGATTGCAAGGTCATTGCCGGCACAGCAAAACCCGCAATGGCTGCGGTATCCCGCCATTTCCCCGGATGGCAGCACCATCGTATTCACTTATCACGGGGATATCTATAAAGTGGGCGCTGCTGGTGGCGAAGCAGTACCCCTGGTGATCCATGGCGCATATGACTTCATGCCGGTATGGAGCCATGATGGCCGCTACATTGCTTTTGCCAGCGACCGGTATGGCAACTTTGATGTGTTCATTGTGCCCGTCAGTGGGGGAGCAGCCCGGCGGCTTACCTGGTATTCTGGTGATGAATTTCCCTACGACTTTACCGCTAAAGATGAGGCCGTATTGTTCGGTACCGTGCGAATGGATGCGCCTGCCAACCGGCAATTTCCTTCCGATGCCTTGCAGGAATTGTACAAAGTGCCGGTGGAAGGCGGCAGGACCAGGCAGGTATTGACCACCACGGCCGAAGATGCTAAAGTGAGCAAAGATGGCCGTTACATTATTTACCATGACCGGAAAGGCCGCGAAAATCCCTGGCGCAAGCACCAGCTATCTTCTGTAACGCGCGATATATGGATCTATGATTCCGTTACGCAATCGCACAGCTTACTGAGTTCATTTGCCGGGGAGGATAGAAGCCCTGTGTTTTCGGCCAACAACAAAGACATTTATTACCTTAGCGAAAGGAGTGGAAGTTTTAATATTTACCAACAATCTTTATCCGATACCAATTCAGCCAAAGCCCTGACCAACTTTAAGCAGCACCCTGTTCGTTTTCTAAGCATTGCCAACAACAATACTATTTGCTTTGGCTATGATGGCCAGGTATACCTGCAACAAAAAAATGAGGGGCCTAAAAAACTACCCATTACCATCATCACCGGGCAAAAGGAAAATGATGAAAAGAAAGTACCCGTAACAGCCGTGCAGGAAATGGCCGTGGCGCCATCCGGCAAGGAAGTGGCATTCGTTTTCCGGGGCGACATCTTTGTAAGCAGTGTAGAAGGCAATAATATTAAGCGGATCACCACTACGCCGGAACAGGAAACCAGTGTGAGTTTTTCACCCGATGGCAGGAAGCTATTGTACGCCAGTGAGCGTAATCATGGCTGGAAGATATACCAGGCTGAACTGGTGCGCCCGCAAGAGGCTTTGTTTGCTGCCTCCAGTCAGGTGCAGGAATCAGCGTTGATTGCCAATAGCCGGGAGAACTATCAACCTGCCTGGTCGCCCGATGGAAAGGAAGTGGCTTATATAGAAGACAGAACCACGCTGAAGATATTTAACCTGGCCACACGGAAAACGCGCACCTTGTTGACGGGTGACCAGTTGGTGAGCCGGCGCGACCATGACCAGTATTTCGAATGGAGTCCTGATGGCAAATGGTTGCTGGTGCAGTTTACAGAGCAGGGTAGCGGCAATGAGGAGGTGGGTATCGTCAATGCCGATGGCAATGGGAAACTGATCAATTTAACCCAAAGCGGTTACAGCGATCTGCATCCTGCCTGGATGATGGGTGGAAAACTGATCACCTGGTACAGCGACCGCCAGGGCCTGCACAGTTATGCCAATAGCAGCACGCGGCAACAGGATGTATATGCTATGTTCATGAATGCCCGCGACTGGGAAAATTTCAGGGAAGAACAACCGGGCATAGCGGATACAGCTAAACATAACAGTATCAAAAAGGCTGCAGCCGGAAGCCTGATTGATTGGCAGCCTGTACGAGATAGGAAAGAACGGCTCACCACACAGGCTTCCTTGTTAATGGATGCCCTGGTGAGTAAAGACGGCAGTTTTTTATATTACCTGAGTAAGACTGAAAAGAATTATGACCTGTGGCGCACCAACCTGCGTACGCGGGAAACCAATATTGTGTTGCGGCTGAATGTGCGCGATGGCAGTATGAAATGGGACCGGGAGCAAAAGTATATTTTCCTGCTGGCCGACGGAAAGATAATAAAGATCGATCCGGTCAATGCCAAACAAGAAGGGATCAATACCAGTACCGAAGTAATGATCGACCTGGCCAAAGAAAGACAAAGCATGTTTGACCATGTATGGCGCAGAACCGCCGAAACTTTTTATACCGCAGGTATGCATGGAGCTCCCTGGAAAGAACTCAAAGAACCTTACGAACGATACTTGTCAGGGATCGACAATAATTATGATTTTGCTGAAATGCTCAATGAGCTGTTGGGCGAATTGAATGTCAGTCATACAGGCGCTTCTTATAACAATAACCGGAAAGATGGAACTGTTACCGCTTCCCTTGGGGTGTTCTATGATCAGGCCTGGCAGGGTGATGGCGTGCGGATCGCAGAAGTGATTACTGCTGGTCCACTGGACCTGGAGAGCCTGGATATTAAAGCGGGCGATATCATCGAAGCCATCGATGGCGAACGCATCAGTAAAGACAAAGATATGGCCCAATACCTCGAAGGAAAAAGCAGTAAGCATATCCTGCTGCGCATCAACGATGGAAAGGGGGTACGTGAACTATTGGTAAAACCTGTAACACCTGCCGAAGAAGCAGACCTGTTGTACAGACGTTGGGTAAAGCGCAACCAGGAGGAAGTAGCGCGGCTGAGTAACGGTACAATAGGATATGTGCACCTGTACCGGATGAATGATGCCGCTTACCGGAATGTATATGAAGAGGCCATGGGTAAACTGGCTGCCTGCAAAGCCATCATTGTGGATACAAGGTTTAACCGGGGTGGTGACCTGGCGCCTGAACTGGCCATGTTCCTGAGTGGGATCAAGGTGCGCGAAAATGCCAATGACCATTTTGTGATAGGGAAGGAGCCTTCATTCCGTTGGACTAAACCTTCCATTGTATTAGCCAACGAAGCGAATTATAGTGATGGGCATTGTTTTGTGTACGATTACCAGGTCCTCCATATGGGTAAACTGGTGGGTATGCCTATCCCGGGCAGTTGTACCTGGATGACTGGGCAGGCCCTGCAGGATAATTCCCTCAGTTACAGTGTGCCTACCCTGGGGGTTAAAACATTGGCAGGCAGGTGGCTGGAAAATTACCAAACCGAGCCCGATATCCGGGTAATGAATGAATATGGAATAGTGGGCAAGGGCCGTGACCAGCAACTGGAAAGGGCGGTGGAAGAATTAATGAACGATCTGAAAAAGAACAGGTAG
- a CDS encoding TlpA family protein disulfide reductase, whose product MKYMSLLVMAGMAMSTSLAQSPIPKPVTITVSMAHITDSTPTVFTFHFVNPFYKESPQVQLDANGRLLVRGEMIFTQNMTVRYNEVFINLYVSPGDSVHLSIDAALLADKHFGWLSISGDHAQLSEQLNKSHQYIMGLPYKKYDLHVPAPDMLAAFRADYAEKMATFNTYAAVHQLHPVVIDFIQRDYLYGLSNWITDYVMDSLPEAERKARINIFRDSIFELHEPANFKSMMFSYHLGWYAKWIAESNGAVRTALREERWKDAIEAAAASLLQEPAGINRDYMFFSFLSGIVAKSPTLLEELPAIRHYFTAPLYYDYFTRSVKRNASLSFSPLAVSGLHKLTASGQVQRIPPTDVLQFLGKRYRGKVIYLDVYATWCGPCRKEMTYTPALHQAYKKQQVEFVNLCAQDEMPDWKKLIKEKNLPGEHYFLDADASKLFLGNYRITGFPTYWLIDKKGKIVTKLAPRPSDSGKLHQQLDVLLAGQ is encoded by the coding sequence ATGAAGTACATGTCATTATTAGTAATGGCGGGCATGGCTATGTCCACCAGTTTAGCTCAATCACCCATTCCTAAGCCGGTAACCATTACGGTCAGCATGGCACATATCACCGATAGTACCCCCACCGTGTTTACCTTTCATTTCGTTAATCCTTTCTATAAGGAATCGCCGCAGGTGCAGCTGGATGCAAATGGCAGGCTGCTGGTGCGGGGTGAAATGATCTTCACACAAAACATGACAGTCCGGTACAATGAGGTATTCATCAACCTGTATGTATCGCCCGGAGATTCTGTACACCTGTCTATCGATGCGGCGTTGCTCGCTGATAAACATTTCGGCTGGCTCAGTATCAGCGGAGATCATGCTCAACTGAGTGAACAGCTTAATAAAAGCCATCAATACATCATGGGCCTGCCTTATAAAAAATACGACCTGCATGTGCCGGCGCCGGATATGCTGGCTGCGTTCAGGGCCGACTATGCCGAAAAGATGGCTACATTTAATACCTATGCGGCGGTCCATCAATTACATCCCGTGGTCATTGATTTTATACAACGCGATTACCTCTATGGTCTTTCCAACTGGATCACCGATTATGTAATGGATAGCCTGCCGGAAGCTGAGCGCAAGGCGCGGATAAATATCTTCAGGGATTCCATCTTTGAGCTGCACGAGCCTGCTAATTTTAAGTCCATGATGTTTTCCTATCACCTGGGCTGGTATGCCAAATGGATCGCTGAAAGCAATGGGGCTGTGCGTACCGCCCTGCGGGAAGAACGGTGGAAGGACGCCATCGAAGCCGCGGCCGCCTCCTTGCTGCAGGAGCCGGCCGGTATTAATAGGGATTATATGTTTTTTTCCTTCCTGTCAGGCATTGTTGCTAAATCACCCACCCTGCTGGAGGAATTACCTGCAATACGCCACTATTTTACAGCGCCCCTTTATTATGATTATTTCACCCGGAGTGTGAAAAGAAATGCTTCCCTTAGCTTTTCTCCATTGGCTGTATCGGGCTTGCATAAGTTAACGGCCAGCGGCCAGGTGCAACGCATCCCTCCCACAGATGTATTACAATTTCTTGGGAAACGTTATCGCGGCAAGGTCATCTACCTCGATGTATATGCCACCTGGTGTGGCCCCTGTAGAAAAGAAATGACTTATACGCCCGCTTTGCACCAGGCGTATAAAAAGCAGCAGGTGGAGTTTGTCAATCTCTGTGCACAGGATGAAATGCCCGATTGGAAAAAGCTGATCAAAGAAAAGAACCTGCCAGGCGAACATTACTTTTTGGATGCGGATGCCAGCAAATTGTTCCTGGGCAATTACCGTATAACGGGATTCCCCACTTATTGGCTCATTGATAAAAAAGGTAAGATCGTAACGAAGCTGGCGCCCCGGCCATCAGATAGCGGTAAGCTGCATCAGCAATTGGATGTATTGCTTGCCGGGCAATAG
- a CDS encoding FecR family protein — protein MNLQNYSVEDFICDESFQHYCLGDDPEAVQSWTTWISNNPHKQPEVEEAKRMISILNANQGHLPAQLDQLKDGINRFDLLKQALQQEPPPAPPKPVVTRFKYAMGVAASLLLLAVAGYFLFRPSTTAIPANPEAIASHQPTVLSSGKEPRKTVVLPDGSVVTLRSNSSITLAHNFEQGNRELSLSGEAFFDVTHRENHPFIVHTNEVNIEVLGTAFNVSAYPSNPHTETSLFRGRVAVSVKDHPDQKVILTPSMKLIYMSAVAAKTPAATENPFRIVPMSVDPVNHKAQEIAWIRNRLKIEDEPLSAIATKLQQWYGIEISFADSTVKTFRYSGTFESETVVKALEALQLSYPFNFQVDKEKIIISK, from the coding sequence ATGAACCTACAAAACTATAGCGTAGAGGACTTCATCTGTGATGAATCGTTCCAGCATTATTGCCTGGGAGATGATCCGGAAGCCGTACAAAGCTGGACCACCTGGATCAGCAACAATCCCCATAAGCAGCCTGAGGTAGAGGAAGCGAAGCGGATGATCTCCATCCTCAATGCCAACCAGGGCCATCTTCCTGCACAATTGGATCAACTGAAAGATGGCATCAATCGTTTTGACCTGCTGAAACAGGCCTTGCAACAAGAACCGCCCCCGGCACCCCCAAAGCCTGTTGTTACCCGCTTCAAATATGCCATGGGCGTGGCAGCTTCCCTTTTGCTGCTGGCAGTGGCCGGTTACTTCCTGTTCAGGCCATCTACAACCGCGATACCTGCTAACCCGGAAGCTATTGCCAGCCATCAGCCCACTGTGCTTAGTTCAGGCAAAGAACCGCGCAAAACTGTCGTATTGCCGGATGGATCAGTGGTCACATTACGCAGTAACAGCAGTATTACCCTGGCCCACAATTTTGAGCAGGGCAACCGCGAGTTGAGCCTTTCCGGTGAAGCATTCTTTGATGTCACCCATCGGGAGAACCATCCTTTTATTGTACATACCAACGAAGTCAATATAGAAGTGCTGGGTACTGCTTTTAATGTGAGTGCTTATCCTTCCAACCCCCATACGGAAACTTCCTTGTTCAGGGGTAGGGTGGCGGTGTCGGTGAAAGATCATCCCGATCAAAAGGTGATCCTTACGCCCAGTATGAAACTCATCTATATGAGCGCCGTAGCAGCCAAAACACCCGCCGCCACAGAAAATCCTTTCCGGATCGTGCCCATGTCCGTAGACCCGGTAAACCACAAAGCGCAGGAGATCGCTTGGATCCGCAACAGGCTTAAAATAGAAGATGAACCGCTGTCGGCCATCGCTACGAAATTGCAACAATGGTATGGCATTGAGATCAGCTTTGCTGACTCAACTGTAAAAACCTTTCGATATTCCGGAACCTTTGAAAGCGAGACCGTGGTGAAAGCCCTGGAAGCGCTGCAACTATCTTATCCTTTTAATTTTCAGGTAGACAAAGAAAAAATAATCATCAGCAAATAA
- a CDS encoding RNA polymerase sigma factor: protein MNEDEQNIQYWEQMRRGDKQALFELYNNTYFHLVRFGLKITANDELVKDCVTQLFFQLWDKHARLNAVTHVRAYLFTSLRRMLLDKLDYHSKTDAAISRLSAKEEQEELSYEEIIVRVQHDEELRQKLYKAMEQLTPKQKELIRLMFFEGLNYEQVANQTSLSIKTAYNTIYNAIQVLRKVLK, encoded by the coding sequence ATGAACGAGGATGAACAGAATATACAGTATTGGGAGCAAATGAGGAGGGGCGATAAGCAGGCGCTTTTCGAGCTGTACAACAATACCTATTTCCACCTCGTGCGCTTTGGATTAAAGATAACCGCCAATGATGAATTGGTAAAAGATTGCGTGACCCAGCTTTTCTTTCAGCTATGGGACAAGCACGCCAGGCTGAATGCAGTGACCCATGTGCGGGCTTACCTGTTTACCTCCCTGCGCAGGATGTTGCTGGACAAGCTGGACTATCATTCCAAAACAGATGCGGCCATCAGCCGGTTATCCGCCAAAGAAGAACAGGAAGAACTGTCTTATGAAGAGATCATTGTGCGCGTGCAGCACGATGAAGAGTTGCGGCAGAAATTGTACAAGGCCATGGAGCAACTCACACCCAAACAAAAGGAATTGATCCGGCTGATGTTCTTCGAAGGGCTTAATTATGAACAGGTAGCTAACCAAACCTCCTTAAGTATTAAAACAGCCTATAATACGATCTACAATGCCATCCAGGTGCTGCGGAAAGTTTTAAAGTAA
- a CDS encoding sensor histidine kinase — protein sequence MHHLKNNRGWLMGMLLFPQGMLGSTSAEAQTRSAPFGHNFLFELYTITSRAMVTEPVYTLIPDTAVYRIYDKLEEGAERGVVKNRSKSPLLLGVKLNPSLTRFSGNNVQSVTKEYPSYRIADSSEAILIAMGITIDNKDQYRYHVVENDSVELVPWSPVAKLEQQFGARQPYAFLGRFKAPGKTILVEVVHVKDYRIRDGVLFDWRTNLQPVLAQITLGMRRDYFNLAYLQRNRHYATRFDPQTGVPLDFAFPVDSVEQIILQLERRESVAYAVYLLKEIAGRRDTVFLGMVNQAGQFALDKGMYTPAGRYEVRIESQSRMPVWDEASMIKIPFEVLPSPEAKTLAWRQIVPWLLGALVLVLLLFAAYRQYSRRLVRRAAQQRSMIQLQLKSIRSQLNPHFMFNALGSIQNLMNKNNQLLANLYLAKFAGLTRKVLNTSEQELISLEEELKIADDYLQMEQLRFGFQYELQVAANINQANTGIPSMLLQPFIENAVKHGLAALKDQGKIIVSVQQKGHDLVFVVQDNGAGFRIDEVAGKESSWGLKLSQERVDLINRVYKDQPASLQFFSEPGNTTVTLTLTNWSRP from the coding sequence ATGCATCATCTAAAAAACAATAGAGGCTGGCTGATGGGGATGCTCCTGTTCCCGCAGGGCATGCTGGGTAGTACCAGCGCCGAAGCGCAAACCAGGTCTGCACCCTTTGGCCACAATTTCCTTTTTGAGCTGTACACCATCACCAGCAGGGCCATGGTCACTGAGCCCGTCTATACCCTCATTCCTGATACGGCTGTATACCGCATTTATGATAAGTTAGAGGAAGGTGCAGAACGCGGTGTGGTGAAGAACAGATCTAAGAGCCCACTGCTATTGGGCGTAAAGTTAAACCCCTCACTAACCCGGTTCAGCGGCAATAATGTGCAGTCCGTTACCAAAGAATACCCCAGCTACCGGATTGCCGATAGTTCTGAAGCCATCCTGATTGCAATGGGCATTACAATAGACAACAAGGACCAGTACCGGTATCACGTCGTGGAGAATGACAGTGTGGAGCTGGTACCCTGGAGCCCGGTTGCAAAGCTGGAGCAACAATTTGGCGCCCGGCAACCCTATGCCTTCCTGGGCAGGTTCAAAGCGCCAGGGAAAACGATCCTCGTAGAAGTAGTGCATGTGAAGGATTATCGTATTCGCGATGGCGTGTTGTTCGATTGGCGTACCAACCTGCAACCGGTACTGGCACAGATCACACTGGGCATGCGCCGCGATTATTTCAACCTGGCCTATCTGCAACGCAACCGGCATTATGCCACCCGGTTTGATCCGCAAACAGGTGTACCGCTGGACTTTGCTTTCCCGGTGGATAGTGTGGAGCAGATCATCCTCCAATTGGAAAGACGTGAATCGGTGGCCTACGCTGTGTACCTGCTCAAAGAAATAGCGGGAAGAAGAGACACCGTTTTCCTGGGCATGGTGAACCAGGCCGGACAATTTGCACTGGATAAAGGCATGTATACCCCGGCTGGTCGTTATGAGGTCAGGATAGAGTCACAATCGAGGATGCCGGTATGGGATGAAGCCAGCATGATCAAAATACCTTTTGAGGTATTGCCTTCACCGGAAGCAAAGACCCTTGCATGGCGACAAATAGTACCCTGGTTACTGGGTGCCCTGGTGCTGGTCTTATTGCTCTTCGCTGCTTACCGGCAGTACAGCAGGCGGCTGGTGCGCAGGGCGGCACAGCAGCGTAGTATGATACAGCTGCAGTTGAAAAGCATCCGGTCCCAACTGAATCCGCACTTTATGTTCAATGCATTGGGCTCCATTCAAAACCTGATGAATAAAAACAACCAGCTGCTGGCCAACCTTTACCTGGCAAAGTTTGCCGGCCTTACCCGCAAGGTGCTTAATACCAGTGAACAGGAATTGATCAGCCTGGAAGAGGAGTTGAAAATAGCCGATGATTACCTGCAAATGGAGCAGCTGCGTTTTGGCTTTCAGTACGAGTTGCAGGTGGCAGCGAATATAAACCAGGCCAATACCGGGATACCTTCTATGTTGTTGCAGCCTTTTATAGAAAATGCCGTGAAGCATGGGTTGGCTGCTTTAAAAGACCAGGGTAAGATCATCGTGTCTGTACAACAGAAGGGCCATGACCTGGTTTTTGTAGTGCAGGACAATGGAGCAGGCTTTAGGATTGACGAAGTGGCTGGAAAGGAATCGTCCTGGGGGCTGAAACTGAGCCAGGAAAGGGTAGACCTCATTAACCGGGTGTATAAAGACCAGCCTGCATCTTTACAGTTCTTTTCTGAACCCGGCAATACCACCGTTACACTTACTTTAACCAATTGGAGTAGACCATGA